GACAGGTTCGGGCGGCGGACCCGGTTGTAGCGGTGCTTGACCGCCTCGGAGACGATGAGGTTCTCCAACAGGAACCCGCGCATGCAGAATCGGACTCTGCATCGAGCCAGCCAATCAGCTCTTCGACCGGGTCGGCAGCGTGCAGTTCGACGCCGAACCGCCTGCGTTCGAATGGAGCGATGACACTACTGCAGTTTGATGCTGTATCTGCCGCATCAGGATGTTAGGCTCCCGACGTGCGCACGACACTGACACTGCAAGCAGACGTGGCCGCTGCCGTGGAGCGACTGCGGCGATCCGATGGCATCGGCGTGAGCGAGGCCGTCAACCGCCTCGCCCGCGAGGGCCTGACGAAGGCGCAGGCTTCTTCGTCGTACGAACATGACTCCTACGACATGGGCCAGAAGCTCGATGTCACCGATATCGGCGACGTGATCGGCCTGCTGGATGAGACCGATCCGCCGTGCTGATCGATGCCAACCTGCTGCTGTACGCCACCGACGGTTCCTCGCCGCACCACGAGCGGGCGGCGCGATGGCTGGTCGCGGTGCTGAACGGCCGCCGCAGGGTGGCGCTCCCGTGGCAGACCATCGGAGCGTTCCTGCGTATCGGCACCAACCCGCGCATCTACTCCAATCCCCTGACCACCGCGCAGGCGTGGGGCTGCGTGCGGCGCTGGCTCGACGCCGAACCCACCTGGATCCCGCCGCCGACGGCACGCACCGCCGCCATTCTGGGCGACCTTGTTACCGAACACCACGTGACGGCCAACCTGGTGCCGGACGCCATGCTGGCCGCACTGGCCATCGAGCACGGCCTCACGGTCATGAGCGCCGACACCGACTTCGCCCGCTTCGCCGAGACCCGCTGGGAGAACCCACTCACTGCGTGACCGCCGTGCCCTCCCCGGGTCCGTGTGCCCGGAATGCGGTCCCCCTGCCTCACCCGTCAGCCCGGAGAAGCATCTCGGCGTCACCCACCGTGGCCGCGGCGGCTGAGAAGTAGCCGGCGCCCTACTGGTCACTCGCGTGCCGCGCAGCCAACTTGGGGCACTCCCGGAACGGCTCAGCGGCTGTCCTGGACGATCACCCTGTCGGTGGCGGAGCGGCCGAAGACTTCTGGTGCGTAGATCTCCTCGGCTCTGGCGGGGGGTACGACGAAGGAACCCGGCGTGGTGGCTCGGACGACGTAGCTGTACTCGTGGGTTCCCGCCCAGAGATACGACGCGAAGGCCTCGGCACGGTCGTCGCGCAGGTTCTGGTGCCGGTACCAGGTCCACCACCACCAGCCGCTGTCGTCACGGACGTCGACGTCGCCGGTCACCGCGAGCGCCGGGTTGAGAGGCTCGAAGCCGGCGGCCAGGGGGTCGATCAGCGCCATGTTGGTGCGCCGGCTGTCGTTCACCATGGTCACGTTGACCCGCACCTCGGTGCCGGCCCGGACATGCCAGACGCCGTCGTCGTCGAGCCGCACGTCGCCGGGGTCGCCGACCGCCTCGTAGCTGCGCTGCACCACGAAGCCGCGGTCCAATGGTTCCAGATCCAGGTCGTCGGGGGCGTAGCGCAGGCCGAGGCGGTAGTAGAGGCGGCCCTCGCCGACCTTCTGGACGACGAGATCGGTGTCGCCCGCGTCCAGCAGCTCGGCCATCGGTATCAGCGTGGCGCCCCGATCGGTGCTGCGCCCGGCGAAGGTGTGCTCGGCCGCGTAGAGGTCGCCGAGCCACACCCGGGCGACGAATTCGGGATCGGTCGCCTCGAACGTGTCGAAATACCGTTCGAGGGCCAACAGGATGAACGTGTTCTCCTGGATGTTGTTCCAGCGTCCCCGGACCCGGTGGCCCAGCAGACCCGCCACCACCTTGGGGATGAGATCCGACACCGGCGCCATCGTGATGAGCGCATCGAGCACGATGCCGTCGGTGCGCCGGTCGGAGTGCAGCAGCAGGTAGGCGTCCTCGCCGTAGTCGGTGGCGAACGTGGCCGCCCCGGCACCCTCGACGGCGCGGTTGTTCACGATTCGCCCGATCTCGGCTTCGATGCCGCCATCGTCGACCACCGGCCAGATCCAGGCCAGCGCGTCCAACGGCAGAGCCTCGCCCCGGCGGCCCCAGAGGGCGCGGGCATCGTCGGCCACGCGCTGCCGGTCCAGTGAGCGCACATGCAGCGCGTAGGCCAGCAACATGTCCCCGCTGCGCCGGCTGTAAAATGCCGGGATACGGCTCTCGATGTCCTGCAGGTACCGGCGCCCGTCCTCCATCACCCTGGCCTGAACGTCGAAGCCGTTGTTCTTGGCAACGACGAGCGCGTGCATCGCCTGGATCGACGAGTACGGGCGTGAGTCATGGTCGCGCCACAACCACCCGAAGCCGCCGTCATAGTTCTGGAGAGACGACAGTTCGGTGATGTCGCGGCGCACTGTGGCGTCGAGTTCCTCCGGGCCGGGGAGACCTTCGGCCTCGAAGGCCCCCAGCACGTCCCGAAGCGCGGAGACAGCCATGATGCGGCCCGCGTAGGCGTCGGAGCTCGCATACCTGTAGTCGGCGAGGTACAGCACAGCGTCGGTGAGGGCGGACAGCGCGGTCGAGGAGGTGTTGACCTCGAGTCCGCCGAACTGCGGGATCACGTCTTCGGGGGCGGCTATCGGCTGGATGACCGCGCCCCGGTCGACCACCCCGTAGGTGGCGAAGGCCTCGCTGGTCGCCGGGGTGTACACGGGCAGGGACACCTCTTGGGCGTCGGCGTGAGCGGCTGAGACCGCCGCGGCGCGGAGCCGGGCCACCCCAGGTGCGTTCGTCCGGGCCGGGAACCGCACCTCGACCCGATCGTTGGCCGGAACTGTGATCCGCCTTCCCGCCGACCCCACAAGTTCCAGGTTGGAGGTCTGCACGACCACATCGACCTCCACGGCGGCGTCGGTCTGGTTGTGAACCACAACCGGCAACTCGAAGCGGTCGCCGTAGTTCAAGAACCGGGGCGCCGAGGGCCGAACCTGCAGCGGCAGCCGCGCCGTGATGGCCGACTCGGCCGAACCGAAGCGCTTGGCGCCTTCGACCGCCACGGCCATCACCCGGTAACGCGTCAGATTGTCGGGCAACTCGAACTCGACGGTCACCCGCCCCTCGGCGTCGGTGACGGCGTCCGGGTCGAACAGCGCCAGAGCATCGAGGTTCCGGCGGACCTCGACCAGGGGTCCGGAGGCCCCGTCTGCGACGGCGCGAGGTGCCGGAGCGGGAGCCGCCGCGGCCTCTGCCTGGGCGACAGTGGCCTCATCTTCGGCAGCAGCGGCCTCGATCCGGTCCTCCAGCCCCTCGGGGCTCTCGAGCAGGATCGTGCCCCTGATGATGCGCGCCCCCAGCAGGCGCACGGACCGGGGACGGTAGAAGACCTCGATGGGATCAAGCAGTTCGTATCCCGCGACGGCCAGCACCGCCTCGTCCACGGCAATCAGAAGGACGTTGGCACCCTCGACCGGATCCCCGCCGGCATCGTTGACCTCCACCGCGATGCTCGTGGAGGCGCCGGGCCGAACCACCGCCGATGCGGGCGTGGCGGTGACGTCGAGGGTCCGCTGCACGGGTGGGACCCGCAGCACGATCTCCCCGGACGCGTGGGCAGGTCGGGGAGGTGCGCCGGCAAGGACCGAGCCGTCGTCGGCGGTCCTGTCCGTCGTGGCGACGAGATCGACCCGCAGCCGGAGTTCGGGGACGTGCTTGTCGCTGATCGGCACTTCCAGAACCGCGGCGTGGTCGGTCACCTCGAACGTGCGCAGCTCGACGATCCGGTTGTGCGTCACGGTCATCAGCCCGGTAGCCGAGGCGAACGGTGAGGCGACGAGGATCTCCGCCACGTCACCGGCTGCGTGGGTCTCGGCGTCGGGAATCAGTTCCACGGCCTCGAGTTCGACGTTGCGGCTCGGCACGCCGGCCAACCCGCCGGTCACCCAGCGGGTCACCTCGGTGCGGCTCGTTCGCCCCGCGTCATCGACGACATGCGCGGAGATGCGGTAGCGGCCGCCCGCCGCCGCCTCGAACTCGCAGCTCACCGGCTCCAGCCGGGAGGTGGTCTCGCAGGATTCGGCGTCCAGAGCCTCCTCCACCCACTCGCCGGCGACGTACTTGTGGACGATGCGCGCCGCTGTCACCGAGACGGCTCGGTCGGCTATCGGATTGCCGTCCACGTCGGTGACGACGGCCTCGATGTCGATCCCATCTCCGATCCTCACGAAGGTGCGGTCGGAGCGAACACCCACATAGCGGGTCGAGGAATGCACCAACAGGTCCGTCGCCGACGCCCACCGCTGGCGGTTCACATCGAGCACCTGCGCCTGGGCGTTCACCGCCGTGGGGAGACCGTCGCCATCGCCTTCGAAATCCATGCGCAGGTAGTGGCTCCCCGTGGAGTCGGTGGTCCCGGAGAAGTACTCCACCTCCGGCGCGGTCCAGTCTCGGTCGAGATGCCACCATGGCCGCCATACGCCGAACGTGAAGTCGTTCCAGTTGGGCGGGGAGTACGACGCCTGCCGGGCGGTGACGGTCCATATGACCTCTGCGTTGGGGAGGGCGCCACCGGAGAAGTACCGGGCATCGACCGCCACCGCCGCCGGCTCGTCGATGAAGTGCGGGTCCGCCGACTCGGTTCGTGCCTCCACCTCGAACTCGGAGCGGCGGAACTCCTGCACCTGGAACGAGTGGGTGTGGCAGCGACTGGTGTAGTAGTAGCAGCGATCGGTGGTGCCCGGGAGCCGTAACTCGATCGAGCTCCAACCCAGGTTCGCGCCCTCACTCAACTCGACGGTGAGATCGAATCCGCCATGGCCATCGGTACGGATCTCACCGCTGCCGAGATCGTTGCCGCGCGGGCCGACGGCCGTGTAGGCGATCAGAGTCCCGCTGGGGAGGAACTCCAGATCGCCATCGCCGCTCCAATCGAGATTCCGCACCCAGCCCTTCAGGTGCAGAGTCTCACCGGGGCGGTACATGCCGCGATCGTCGGTGGTGTACCAGATGACTTGATCTGCGGGCGGGCTCTCCTGGATGCGCACGGGTACGAGCGCCCGGTCATCGCCCAGGGATGCGACCGCCGTCCGGACGTCCACCGAGTCGGAGGACACCAGAGCGATGCCGTTGGCGTGGCTGACGAGCCCGATGTCCCGGGAATCGAGTTGGATCTCCACTCCGGGCAGCGGGTCGCCGGAGCGCAGATCGGTTGTCCACACCGCCAGCGTGCGGCCGTCGGTGACGAGGTCGACGCCGATGTCCGTGTCCTGAACCCAGGCGACCGCCCGAGATCTGCTCGGATCGCCGTCCGATTTCCCTCGGGGCCTGCCGACCCCTTCGACGGTCACGACCACGTGACCGTGCTCACCCTCGAGGGCACTGGAGAGATCCAGCCGAACCTCGGTGAGAGCGCTGCCGTCGATCCCGGTGTCAACGGTCTCTTCCGCCGTCAGCGGCCACGGAGCGTCGACCAGCGTGAGGTCGTTCGCGTCGAGGAACTCCCGCCCGAAGTCCTCGAACCGCTCGTACGACCGGTAGTCGCTCGGATCCACGGCATAGAGACGCACGCGGAGCCGCTCCCATTGGCGCACGATGACCGGGGTGGTCTGCTTCTCCGCGAACGGGTCGAGCGTGACGAAGTGCCCTCCCGGCGACCAGATCAGCGGGCTCGCCTCTTGGATCTCGAACTCGACCGTCTCGGGCTCCCCCAACGTCTGACCGAATACGTCGCCCAGCGTCGCGGGGATCACCACCTTGTAGACGGTGCCGCGCACCGTCGGACCGCTGACGGACAACTCGTGCCCGAAGACCGAGATCGTGGCACCCGGGATTTCAGGCGTTACGGAGAACTCGTCGGCAACCAGAGTTGCCGGGTCGAGCGGATTGTTGAACCATGCATCTAGGGGTTCGCCCGGCCAACACGGCCATCTCGCACAGCTGCTGTCCAGTATCCGCAACGGCGCGTAGGTTCGGGCCTCGGTGGTCGACGAGTCCCCGCTGAGGTTCGGACCCTCGGCCGACGGCACGTTCGGGCCGACGGTGATCCGGATCGCCGAGTCGGGCTCGAGCGGCGAGACCGGCCCGAACGCCACCCACGTGCCCTCGAGCGCCTGCTCGACGTAGTACCTGACGGATTCGTCGGCCTCGATCTCGGCGGCGGTGGCCAGGCGGATCTCGCGCTCCTCGCCGCCGGCGACCAGAGTGACGGCTCCGAGCACCTCGGCGGGTTCGACTCGCTGGTCGAACACGGCCACGAACACCGGTTGAAGGCCCAGGGACTCGTGCTGCGGCTCGAGCCGCACCAGGCTCGGAGTCGGCGTCTCGAAGGTGGCCCGGAACGCCGTGGCCAGCTCACCGCCCGACTGCGACCTGGTCCCCGCCGGAACCTCGACGGTGTAGCTGGTCGCCATGGGCAGGCGATCGAGGATCTCCTGGTCGTGCTCGAAGCGGAGCGTGCGGGTGCCGATCCACTGCCAGCGGCCCGGCAGCGACGGCGTCATCCTCACAGGAA
Above is a genomic segment from bacterium containing:
- a CDS encoding PIN domain-containing protein; the protein is MLIDANLLLYATDGSSPHHERAARWLVAVLNGRRRVALPWQTIGAFLRIGTNPRIYSNPLTTAQAWGCVRRWLDAEPTWIPPPTARTAAILGDLVTEHHVTANLVPDAMLAALAIEHGLTVMSADTDFARFAETRWENPLTA
- a CDS encoding ribbon-helix-helix domain-containing protein, translated to MRTTLTLQADVAAAVERLRRSDGIGVSEAVNRLAREGLTKAQASSSYEHDSYDMGQKLDVTDIGDVIGLLDETDPPC
- a CDS encoding MG2 domain-containing protein; the protein is MRRAEGLVLGDEEIRAVIDRLPSWEGDDSGAVDFNRPAASLPPPRTGRTVDQPFPAGPDIAAPAVDPGPLEVLRVQPEGEVGIAPFVSITFNQPMVPLTTLGQIEVLDVPVRMTPSLPGRWQWIGTRTLRFEHDQEILDRLPMATSYTVEVPAGTRSQSGGELATAFRATFETPTPSLVRLEPQHESLGLQPVFVAVFDQRVEPAEVLGAVTLVAGGEEREIRLATAAEIEADESVRYYVEQALEGTWVAFGPVSPLEPDSAIRITVGPNVPSAEGPNLSGDSSTTEARTYAPLRILDSSCARWPCWPGEPLDAWFNNPLDPATLVADEFSVTPEIPGATISVFGHELSVSGPTVRGTVYKVVIPATLGDVFGQTLGEPETVEFEIQEASPLIWSPGGHFVTLDPFAEKQTTPVIVRQWERLRVRLYAVDPSDYRSYERFEDFGREFLDANDLTLVDAPWPLTAEETVDTGIDGSALTEVRLDLSSALEGEHGHVVVTVEGVGRPRGKSDGDPSRSRAVAWVQDTDIGVDLVTDGRTLAVWTTDLRSGDPLPGVEIQLDSRDIGLVSHANGIALVSSDSVDVRTAVASLGDDRALVPVRIQESPPADQVIWYTTDDRGMYRPGETLHLKGWVRNLDWSGDGDLEFLPSGTLIAYTAVGPRGNDLGSGEIRTDGHGGFDLTVELSEGANLGWSSIELRLPGTTDRCYYYTSRCHTHSFQVQEFRRSEFEVEARTESADPHFIDEPAAVAVDARYFSGGALPNAEVIWTVTARQASYSPPNWNDFTFGVWRPWWHLDRDWTAPEVEYFSGTTDSTGSHYLRMDFEGDGDGLPTAVNAQAQVLDVNRQRWASATDLLVHSSTRYVGVRSDRTFVRIGDGIDIEAVVTDVDGNPIADRAVSVTAARIVHKYVAGEWVEEALDAESCETTSRLEPVSCEFEAAAGGRYRISAHVVDDAGRTSRTEVTRWVTGGLAGVPSRNVELEAVELIPDAETHAAGDVAEILVASPFASATGLMTVTHNRIVELRTFEVTDHAAVLEVPISDKHVPELRLRVDLVATTDRTADDGSVLAGAPPRPAHASGEIVLRVPPVQRTLDVTATPASAVVRPGASTSIAVEVNDAGGDPVEGANVLLIAVDEAVLAVAGYELLDPIEVFYRPRSVRLLGARIIRGTILLESPEGLEDRIEAAAAEDEATVAQAEAAAAPAPAPRAVADGASGPLVEVRRNLDALALFDPDAVTDAEGRVTVEFELPDNLTRYRVMAVAVEGAKRFGSAESAITARLPLQVRPSAPRFLNYGDRFELPVVVHNQTDAAVEVDVVVQTSNLELVGSAGRRITVPANDRVEVRFPARTNAPGVARLRAAAVSAAHADAQEVSLPVYTPATSEAFATYGVVDRGAVIQPIAAPEDVIPQFGGLEVNTSSTALSALTDAVLYLADYRYASSDAYAGRIMAVSALRDVLGAFEAEGLPGPEELDATVRRDITELSSLQNYDGGFGWLWRDHDSRPYSSIQAMHALVVAKNNGFDVQARVMEDGRRYLQDIESRIPAFYSRRSGDMLLAYALHVRSLDRQRVADDARALWGRRGEALPLDALAWIWPVVDDGGIEAEIGRIVNNRAVEGAGAATFATDYGEDAYLLLHSDRRTDGIVLDALITMAPVSDLIPKVVAGLLGHRVRGRWNNIQENTFILLALERYFDTFEATDPEFVARVWLGDLYAAEHTFAGRSTDRGATLIPMAELLDAGDTDLVVQKVGEGRLYYRLGLRYAPDDLDLEPLDRGFVVQRSYEAVGDPGDVRLDDDGVWHVRAGTEVRVNVTMVNDSRRTNMALIDPLAAGFEPLNPALAVTGDVDVRDDSGWWWWTWYRHQNLRDDRAEAFASYLWAGTHEYSYVVRATTPGSFVVPPARAEEIYAPEVFGRSATDRVIVQDSR